Genomic DNA from bacterium (Candidatus Blackallbacteria) CG13_big_fil_rev_8_21_14_2_50_49_14:
GCTGAAGCTTGAGATATTTAATTCATGTTCGGCAGAGAGCATCAAGGCTTGATTCAAAACCGCTGCGACCTCTGGCTGGTCGGCAGCCCAAGCCGCTTGTAGCGTATGTGCCAGCCCCTCAGACTGCGGGTGGTGCCCACAAAAAACACGGGTCAGCAGAGCCAACATCGCCAGCCCGCTGCGCACCACTCCTTCCGGGCGCAGGTCCCAACAGCGGGGATCTTCAGCCAGGTTGAGCAAAGCCCGCTGCGCGCAAAGAACGGGCTCACGCTGCTTCTCAGAATGCTTTTCGAGAGCCGGCACATCGCTTTCAAGTTGAGACCAATCCGGAAGCTCGGTTTGCCAGAGCAAAGCCAGCACGGCTTCAAACGATGGGTTTGCCATCAACTCAGAAAGAGCCTGTCCACGGTAATAGATCTGGCCATTCTGAATCAGACAAAGGGCGGTATCCAAAACCGGCAGCCCCCAATCCAGAGAACGGGCAACCNNNNNNNNNTTCTCCAACAGGCGCTGAATATCTTCAGCCAGATAGCGTTTTCCGCGTGAATTTGGTTCTCCTTCAGAACGGATCAGTCCGCGACTGACATAGGCATAGAGGGTAGCGGGGGTAATGCCCAATAATTCAGTGACTTCACGCGAACTCAAATGGGTTTTTTCTTTTAAAACCGAGTTCATCCATTCCTCCTGAAGGGTTGCTGTTCGCTTTCATTTTACGCACGCTCTCGCAAAAGTTTATATATTGATTTAATAATCAAGATTGACTACTAATGATCAATATATCAATAATAAGAGCAGATCTCAAATAAGGAGCCTCTCATGCAAACCCCAACCCAACCCCTTCCCGCTTCTGGCCTCGATCAGGTAATAGCCTGCGAAACCCGCCTCAGCCAGGTCGATGGCCGCCAGGGCAGCCTGCTCCTGCGGGGTTGGCCCTTGCAAGCCGCAATTCAAAATTTTGATTTGCTCGGTCTGACCCAGTTACTTTGGCAGGATTTAGTACCTGAGAAACTTTCAAGTCAAAGTCTGGGCAAAGCCCGTGTCAAGGCCTTTGCTGCACTGACCCCCTTCTGGCCCTGGCTCAAAAGCCTGCCACCCCTTGAAGCACTGCGGGCAGGGCTATCGTTGCTACCGGGGGAGCCCAACGGCCAGGAGCTGCTTTCAGCCAGCCAGGTACTTCTGGCTGGCTGGATCCGACTGGCGCAGGGTCTGAATCCTTTGCCCCCGGATCCTGAAGCCGAAGCCCTTGCAGATTTTGGCAGCATGCTGCAGGGCCAAGTCCCCGACCCAGCCTGGGTCAAAGCCTTGGGTGCCTATTGGATCAGCGTGAGTGACCACGGTTTAAATGCCTCCACCTTTACAGCCCGCGTGATTGCCTCGACCCGTTCAGATCTGCGCTCAGCCCTCTTGGGAGCCATTGGAGCGCTCAAAGGCCCGCTGCATGGGGGAGCTCCCGGCCCGGTTCTGGATATGCTCGATGCGATTGGACACCCCGATCAGGCCCTGGCCTGGATTCAGAACGAACTCAAAGCAGGACGCCGTCTGATGGGGTTTGGCCACCGCATTTACCAGGTCCGTGACCCCCGTGCCGATGTCTTGCAAGCCGCTTTGCAGGCATGGCAGGCCCACCATGATTCCCCCCGTTTGAAACTGGCGCAAGCGGTAGAAGCCCTGGCGCTTGAAGCCTTGACCCAGCATAAACCCGAGCGCCCCCTGGCCACCAATGTGGAGTTTTATACGGCCCTGCTGCTTGAAGCCCTGGGTTTTGAACGCCAGACCTTTACCGCCGTTTTCGCCTTGGGGCGCACCATTGGCTGGGTGGCACATTATTATGAGCAAATCGCTGAAGGCCGCCTGATTCGCCCCCAATCCCGCTATATTGGGCCAAACCCAACTGTGCATTCAGCCTGATCAGGCGCTAAACTGAAAACTATTCTGCAATCCGGAGGATCTCTATGAAAAAATGGCTCAGCACTCCCCTTCTTCTCGCCAGCCTGTTATTGGCCAGCCAAGCGGCCCCGGCCTGGTCAAGCCCGCAGTCTGCACCTACGCAAATCGCGGCCCAACCCACGGCCCAGATCAAAACCCAGTTGATTACTTACCAGGACGGCGATCAGGTGCTCGAAGGTTATCTGGCCTATAATGCCGCTCAAACGGGCAAACGCCCGGGTATTTTGATCGTACACGAATGGACCGGCATGGGAGCCTATGTCAAACACCGTGCCGAGCAACTCGCAAAAATGGGCTATGTGGCCTTTGCTGCCGATATCTATGGCAAGGGCGTCCACCCCAAGCCCCCCCAAGAAG
This window encodes:
- a CDS encoding citrate synthase/methylcitrate synthase — its product is MQTPTQPLPASGLDQVIACETRLSQVDGRQGSLLLRGWPLQAAIQNFDLLGLTQLLWQDLVPEKLSSQSLGKARVKAFAALTPFWPWLKSLPPLEALRAGLSLLPGEPNGQELLSASQVLLAGWIRLAQGLNPLPPDPEAEALADFGSMLQGQVPDPAWVKALGAYWISVSDHGLNASTFTARVIASTRSDLRSALLGAIGALKGPLHGGAPGPVLDMLDAIGHPDQALAWIQNELKAGRRLMGFGHRIYQVRDPRADVLQAALQAWQAHHDSPRLKLAQAVEALALEALTQHKPERPLATNVEFYTALLLEALGFERQTFTAVFALGRTIGWVAHYYEQIAEGRLIRPQSRYIGPNPTVHSA